AGCTCGGTTGATTATTTTGGTTGGATTGCCTGCTGCCGCAGCGTTATTTATACTCTCTGATGTGCTGATGCAAGCGTTATTTATGCGCGGAGAATTTAGTCTACGTGATGCGCAAATGAGTTCACTGGCGCTACGCAGTATGGCGGGCGGTATTTTAGGCTTTATGCTGATCAAAATATTTGCACCTGCTTTCTTTGCGCGGCAAGATATTCGTACTCCAGTACGCATCGGCATTATTTCTGTTTTTGCCAATATGATTTTCAGTGTCATATTTATTGGTATTTTTTACTTCTTTGATATTGCGCTGCATGGTGGATTGGCACTGGCGACTACTGCCGCCTCTTTTGTGAACGCTGGACTGCTCTATTATTATTTACATCAACGCGAAATTTTTCGTTTTGACAGCCACTGGAAAAAGCTGTTTATTCAGTTTTTCTTATCGACAGCCGCGATGGTTGCAGTCTTATACGCCATGTTGCCTTACTTCCCTACCGATTCAGCACAGTGGAAGCGTGTTGTGGCATTAATAATCATGTGTGTTGTGGGCGCAGTGATGTATGGCGGCGTATTATTGGCAACTGGATTTCGTCCGCGTCAACTTAAGCATGGCTAAGCACGGTTAAGCACGGCTACTCACAATTAAATTATGGCAGTTGAAAGGGACTTTACTAAACCTGCACACGCCTACATTAATTACCGACTGTTAATGGCGCTAATAATAGCCATAATGAGCTATCACCGTATAACTAAACTTTGAGGTTCAATATGAAGGCTAAACAGTTAATGTTCCAACGATTACCGATATTGCTTGCGACCAGTGTATTGGGTACAGGGTTGCTATTAAGTGGTTGTAGTAATAGCACTGATAGTAGCAATGACAGCAAGACTGACAGCGTAAAGACAGAAAAAGTCACTACTGACAGCCCAGCAAGCGCAACTGAAACGGTCAGCAAGACAATTAATCCGACAGCCGCCGCCGCAAAACAGCCAAGTTTATTGACCAATTCTACCGAGGCAGGCAGCGCAGAAGATACCGTAAAATTGGCATTAGACACTTTATATTATGGTGATGCCAAAAAGGCTGCCGCTTATTACCAAGTGGATATGGCAAATTTTGAAGAAGAGCTGAAAAATACTCAGTTCACCTTTCAGCAAACTGTTGACTCCGTTACCATCATTGAGACTAAATATAATAAAGAAAAAACCCGCGCCACTGTTATCGGTGAGTTAAAACTGAAAAATCAAAGTGAACCTGCGCCATTGAGTTATATCCTCCAAAAAATAGACGGTCAATGGAAAATCTTGGGCTAGAACACTAAGCACATATAAAGCAGCTAGAGCGCGTTTTGATTATCAATGGCTACTGTTTTACCCAGCATAACCACATCAGCGGTAAACCCTTGCATATCACAGACTTGCGGCATATAACCCCACTGCTCAAAACCAAGTTTAGTAAACAATCCTAAACTTGGTTGATTATGGGCAAAAATCAGCGCCACCACATTGTGAATATCAAGATTTGCTGCTTGCGTCAACATCCATCGGGTTAATAAGTTGCCAAGCCCTTTACCATGATAATCTTGATGCAGATAAATGCTGATTTCACTGCTGATATGGTATGCCGGACGCGCATATAAATCACTAAAACTGCCCCATGCTACTATTTCTGCTGTTGCCTGATTCTGCACAAAAACTTGGTCCGTAGTTTGGCACTCTTTATTAATGGCTTTGACCACATAAATCGGACGCATTGGATTGTTTAAATGCTCATTAAACCATGCCGTGCGTTCAGTCACCGTAACGAGCTCCCAATTGGCTGTAGCTTGTTTACCGGCGATGCTTTGATTATAAATAGCTAAAATTTTCGGTAAGTCGTCGATATCTGCTTTTTGAACCATAAACTGGTCGTTAAGCATTATAGATGTAGCATTGTGATTGGACATAGCGCTTCTCATAATCAGTACCATTTGATGGTGCATTGTTAATGATGTTAGTAGCGCTATTTTACTTTATAATGGCTGGTTTTAGACACTTCAACCTTTTCTATTGACGTGTTTTTTCGTTTCTTATTTGGTCGTGTCGTATATAAACTTATGAAAACCTACTTTCTTGAGCAACTGATTGCACCGCCAAACGGTCTTCATACCAAACCCATAGATTTAGCGCCATGCGTGCTTACTATTGGCAACTTTGATGGCGTACATTTAGGTCATCAAGCGATGCTTGCCCAAGTACGCACCTTAGCGGTTGAGCAAAATTTAAGCGCGGCGGTCATGATATTTGAGCCGCAACCGCGTGAATTTTTTACGCCCGAGACAGCCCCTGCGCGCCTCACTAATTTGGCAGAAAAACAAGCGTTACTCGCCGAATACGGTGTTGAAACCTTAATCGTTGCCAGCTTTGATGCTGAATTTCGGGCGCTATCGGCTCACGCTTTTGCAGATATCTTGGTTCAGCGTTTGAACGTGAAAGCTTTGGTGCTCGGCGATGACTTTCGCTTTGGGCATGACCGCAGCGGTGACAGCCAGTTTTTACGGGATTATGGTCTGCACGTGACGAACCTACATACGATTACTGACCATACCACTGCCAATGAACGCATCAGCTCAACGCGTATTCGCAATTTGTTATTAGCAGGGGATATTAGCACGGCAAATCAATTGCTTGGGCGCGATTATGCCAATACAGGGTTGGTAGTTAGTGGTGATAAAATCGGTCGTACCATGGACTTTCCAACGGCTAATATCGACTTAGCACGTATCAAACCCGCCTTACATGGGATTTTTGCGGTCGATGTGGTGCGTCTTGATGAGCAAGGACACATAATTCCTAACGGCTTAACGGCACTTGCGGTTAAGGGTGCAACTGGATTAGCCGGTTTACGTTCAGATAGTTTATTTGGTACGGCTAATATTGGCACTAGACCTTCTTTAGATAAAGGTCATGATTGGCGCTTGGAAGTACACTTCCCGCATTTTCAGGCTGACTTATATGACCAAACCTTGCACGTACGCTTTTTGCATTTTCTGCATGGTGAACGACGTTACGACAGCTTAGATGCTTTAAAAATAGGTATTCATCAAGATGTTGTAGATTCTCTAGAATGGCGCATGCAGCAATTAAGCTGAAAAGTATTAAGACGATTGTTGGTAATCGATAAAAAAACCCACGAGCCTGATAGCCGTGGGTTTTTTATTGCGTCGCTTCTATTCATTCAGAATATTAACTAAGCAACTAAAGCATCAATTATTAAGCCTGTGGATGCATACGCACATTTAACTCGTCGATAACCTCAACCCAAGCCGCATCTTGTTTCCACTCTTCTTGTAAAAACATACATTGCTGCTTGCTCCAGATACTGGCTTCTGTGAGTTCTTCACCTTTTGCCAGCTGATGTTTTTCAATAAATTCGTCAATAGCTTCATCTGAGTTATCAAGTCCTAACTGGGCAAATAACTGGTGCATGGTATATTCAGGTTCACCTAACATTATTATTCTCCTTGAGTATTTACCGTTATCATAATGGCTATTTATTTAATTTTCTATACTGAAAGTTTTAAGTACTCATTTATTGTAGCAAGGTAGTTTTTAAAAGCTGTTATTCAACGTTACCAATTATGTTAACAACGAGAAGATAAAACAGTAAATTAAAACCACAAAAAAGCCCTTCTAACACAGAAGGGCTTTTTTATTATTTATACTTATCACTTAAGCGTTTAAGCGTTTAGCTTATGGTAGAAGATGTGAAACCGCATCACGCTCTTCGTTAAGCTCTTGCTCAGTAGCTGCCATTTTCTCTTTTGAGAAAGCTGATGATACATCAACACCTTCAACGATAGCCCAATCGCCATCTTTACAGGTACATGGGAATGAGTAAATTAAGCCTTTAGAGATACCATATTCGCCGTTTGAATAAACGCCCATTGATACCCAATCATTCTCATCAGTACCCATTACCCACGTGCGTACGTGTGCAATAGCCGCATTAGCAGCTGAAGCGGCAGATGATGCACCACGAGCTTTAATGATTGCTGCACCGCGTTGTTGTACTTCTGGGATATAAGTGGCTTCGTACCATTCACGATCAACTAAATCCAAAGCTGGCTTACCCTTAACGGTACAAGCAGTCAGATCAGGATACTGAGTGGATGAATGGTTGCCCCAGATGGTCATTTTTTTCACGTCATTCACAGTGCTGTCTGTTTTACCAGCCAACTGCGCCATAGCACGGTTGTGGTCTAAACGAGTCATCGCCGTAAAGTTACGTGGGTCTAAATCTGGTGCATTACGTTGAGCAATAACCGCGTTGGTGTTGGCAGGGTTACCGACTACCAATACTTTAACATCACGGCTAGCGACGTCATTCAAGGCTTTACCTTGCGCTGAGAAAATCGCCGCGTTGGCTTCTAGCAAATCTTTACGTTCCATACCTGGACCACGAGGACGTGAACCCACTAATAAGGCATAGTCGATATCTTTGAATGCTACCGTTGCATCATCAGTTTGTACAATACCTGCTAATAAAGGAAATGCACAGTCTTCTAATTCCATGACCACACCCTTTAGCGCGTCAAGGGCAGGAGCGATTTCAAGTAATTGCAAAATAACCGGTTGGTCTTTACCCAGCATCTCACCAGAGGCGATACGGAAAAGCATGGCATAGCTGATATTACCAGCAGCACCAGTTACGGCAACACGAACAGGCTGTTTCATAGAATATTCCCTAATTGGTTATTGGATGATTCATGGGTATCATTGTAGATATCGACGTGCTTGCAGAATAAGCACAGTCATAAACCGAGGGTTAGTGTAGCACTTCGTTTGCTAAACCGTCTAGACACAATACCGTGAATAAAGGCTAGGCTTTAGTCTATATTGTTACATTTTATACCGATACAATCCGTATCAGTTAAACTATTTACCGCCTAAGATGATAAAATTTTTGCCACAGTTATCTACAATATTATTACAGCTAGCAAACTGCCCACCTTCATAACAAACATGGACATCAGTCAAAATAGATTGGCGGCGCTTGCTGTCTTTTTGGCAGATTAAATCAATACTAGAAGGGCTCATGCCATTATTCAGTCGCGCCATTTGTCCAACAAAACGCGACTTAGAGACGGTATAGCTATTACCAGTATTGAGCTCATTTGGTAGTTTCAGTTGACCGGCATAGTTGATAATTTGACGGAAATAGCTACTCGGCGTTAGCGGGCTACACGCGCCATAACGTTGCCACGCTTGGGTTCGGACAGCCGTATCTGGCATGATACGGTTAACGACTTTGAGCTGCAGCGGCGTCAGGCGGGGATCACTACCCCGCCCGCAGCGCTCACCATAACCCAGCTCTAAGCCTGATACGGTTAAAGAATAGCCTTCAAGGCATTGACGCATGCGCGCGCGCGAGGGCTGCAAGTTACATAATGCTGGCGTCATCTCAATCATGAGTACCTGCTGACCCAATTTTGCAGGACTTGCAGCCTGAGCAGGTAGCCATAAAAATCCTTGCAACACTAGTAAAACAACAGTATTAAACGCCAAGCGACGGTTATGATTAGGGCTATCAATATATTTATGATTGATTAACTGACCACTTGGTTTTTTTGACAGTGTTAATGCTGACACATGGGATATCTGAACCGATAACCGATGTCTGAGTTGCGCACATAATAATGGCTTAAAATATTTTTTTATCATAAGTAACAGGACATTTTGCAGTTTTATAACAAGGACGACGGACTAAGAGTGTAGTAATAAAAACGCGTAACCTGAGTAGGTTACTTATAAAACAAGGTAATGATTTAAAACAGAGTAGTAATTTAACTATTAGCTGAGGTGAAATATAACTTGAGAAAAGTTATTAATGCTCACATAGATCATGGTAGCAAGTCTGTTTTTTTAATCTATAGCAAAATCGTAAGCTGAGCGTAAATAATACTGTACGTTGATTAAAGCAATAATCATATTAAAACGATTTAAGTGCTCTTATGTTTGGCTTTTCCTGAGTCTTAGCTCATTTACAAAGCGCTTTAAATAAGATAAAAAAATAAGCCCTCAGTCATCAATCACTAAGGGCTCATTTTTTATTATTCTAGCTTGAACCTATAATCGCTAACGACGATGATTTAATAGATACCGCCTTATAATAGATTTTACTACTTATAGCATCTATTCATAACCATCTTTAATATGCTGCTGGAATTGTGCCCATCCGTTGGCTGATAGGTTGCGGGCGACCCAGTAAGCTACTGTAAATTGTGGCATTTTCCATCACATGCTTGACGTAATTGCGAGTTTCAGGATAAGCAATCGATTCAACATACTGATCAGCGCTCAGTGAGCCATAGGTCGGCTGCCAACGCTTGGCTTTATTAGGACCAGCGTTATAACCAGCGGTTGCTAATACGGGTTGACCATTCAGTTTCCCTAAGATGTCACTCATGTACCACGTGCCATAACGAATATTGGTATCGCCACTATTGGCGCGGCTCGCACTATAAGTTTCGCCTAAATTGCGGGCGATATATTTTGCGGTGTCAGGCATGATTTGCATGAGTCCACTGGCGCCAACATTAGAGCGCGCTGAGGTGACAAAGCGGCTTTCTTGACGCATGATGCCATACGCCCACGCGGGATCAATCCCTGCCGATTGGCTATAACGGACGACAGAGCTTTGATGCGGCATCGGATGCGACAATGCGAGGCTAGTCGCCATATCAGTATTGTCAGCCGCATATACAGCGCGATCGAGCCAGCCCATATCATGTGCTAGACGGGCGGCGGCGATGATTAGACTATCATCACGATTATCACGCGCCTGCTTCACCGCCCAATTCCATTCGCGGTTGGCATCGGCACGGTTGGCATCAGCGTTATAGAGCGCAAAAGCACGCGCAAAATGTGGATTTTGCATGACGCGAACGCGATCTGAGCTACTTAGATTTGGTAAGTTGCTACCACCTAAACGATTGATATCAAGGCGCTGACCAACTTTATCTTGCGCCATTAAGCCATAATACTCGTTACTCTTCGCCAAATGCTGATACATTTTTTTAGCGGTATTACGCTTGTTGCCATCATTCGATTGCTCATAAGCACGCGCAAGCCAATACTGCCATTGTTTGGTTTTCTGAGTGTCTACATCCATGCGCGAGATGGCTTCAACGACATCATCCCAACGACTAAATCGAATCGCTGCTTTGGCGTATTCTTCGGCTTCTTCGGCATTAAAATCATCATCTAAGCTGTTACGAAACCAGTCAACCGCTTCAACATGAAAACCATCGTCAGTATTAAAGCCCATACGTTTTACCGCAAGAATTCGATAGGCATAACGGCGTGTGTCATCAGTTAATAACTTTTGAGCACGCTGATTGTCTTGCTTGATATCATATTCTACTTGCTGCGCGGCTTCGCGATAGGACTTATCAGCTATGCGTCCGATGGCGTAAAGATAAAGGTACTGATTGATTTGGCTGGCTGGTTGAGCACCAAAACGACTGATAAAAGCATTGGGATTGAGCTGAATCTCACTTAATGACGCATACGCAATGGGCGTGCCAAGGCGTGTCGATAACGCCATAATGTCACCCGTATTACCCTTTCGCAGCATACGTTTTAGGCGGGCTGTCCGATCCTTATTGCTAATCAGTGGATTATTATTCATTTCGGTAGCGAGCTGGTCGCACAGCGCGGGCTGTTTTGCAGTATTCAGCCAAACCAGTGGCTTTTCTGCCAGCGCGCGCATGGTATCGCCGCCATGATTAAACCCAAGCGCAATGGCACAGCTTTCACTACGATCAGGATTAGTGACTAAGTTTGCCACTTGGCGCACCGAGGCATAGTCCCCTGACGCGGCTTTGGTTTCGGCAAAATCTGCCACCAGTTTCTCTGCCATCGCTGTCTTAGGATATTGACGGACGAACTGCGCTACTGCTGCTGAGCTTTGCGCATTTAAGTTTAAATTCATGCGCCAATAAGTCGGATACATGGCAAATAAGCCGCCACTCATCTGCTGCTCATAATTATATAGCGCATTCACATCACCGCGACTGGCGGCTTGCGCGGCAGCATTAAAGGAGTTAACGCTCGTGTCTTGGGAATAACTACCTTGAGAGTAGTCGCCATAAAGTTCAGCACACGCCACCTGCGATAAGCCAAGCGCACTC
This genomic window from Psychrobacter urativorans contains:
- a CDS encoding GNAT family N-acetyltransferase, with the protein product MVQKADIDDLPKILAIYNQSIAGKQATANWELVTVTERTAWFNEHLNNPMRPIYVVKAINKECQTTDQVFVQNQATAEIVAWGSFSDLYARPAYHISSEISIYLHQDYHGKGLGNLLTRWMLTQAANLDIHNVVALIFAHNQPSLGLFTKLGFEQWGYMPQVCDMQGFTADVVMLGKTVAIDNQNAL
- the ribF gene encoding bifunctional riboflavin kinase/FAD synthetase is translated as MKTYFLEQLIAPPNGLHTKPIDLAPCVLTIGNFDGVHLGHQAMLAQVRTLAVEQNLSAAVMIFEPQPREFFTPETAPARLTNLAEKQALLAEYGVETLIVASFDAEFRALSAHAFADILVQRLNVKALVLGDDFRFGHDRSGDSQFLRDYGLHVTNLHTITDHTTANERISSTRIRNLLLAGDISTANQLLGRDYANTGLVVSGDKIGRTMDFPTANIDLARIKPALHGIFAVDVVRLDEQGHIIPNGLTALAVKGATGLAGLRSDSLFGTANIGTRPSLDKGHDWRLEVHFPHFQADLYDQTLHVRFLHFLHGERRYDSLDALKIGIHQDVVDSLEWRMQQLS
- a CDS encoding DUF2789 family protein; the protein is MLGEPEYTMHQLFAQLGLDNSDEAIDEFIEKHQLAKGEELTEASIWSKQQCMFLQEEWKQDAAWVEVIDELNVRMHPQA
- a CDS encoding malate dehydrogenase is translated as MKQPVRVAVTGAAGNISYAMLFRIASGEMLGKDQPVILQLLEIAPALDALKGVVMELEDCAFPLLAGIVQTDDATVAFKDIDYALLVGSRPRGPGMERKDLLEANAAIFSAQGKALNDVASRDVKVLVVGNPANTNAVIAQRNAPDLDPRNFTAMTRLDHNRAMAQLAGKTDSTVNDVKKMTIWGNHSSTQYPDLTACTVKGKPALDLVDREWYEATYIPEVQQRGAAIIKARGASSAASAANAAIAHVRTWVMGTDENDWVSMGVYSNGEYGISKGLIYSFPCTCKDGDWAIVEGVDVSSAFSKEKMAATEQELNEERDAVSHLLP
- a CDS encoding lytic transglycosylase domain-containing protein — encoded protein: MSALGLSQVACAELYGDYSQGSYSQDTSVNSFNAAAQAASRGDVNALYNYEQQMSGGLFAMYPTYWRMNLNLNAQSSAAVAQFVRQYPKTAMAEKLVADFAETKAASGDYASVRQVANLVTNPDRSESCAIALGFNHGGDTMRALAEKPLVWLNTAKQPALCDQLATEMNNNPLISNKDRTARLKRMLRKGNTGDIMALSTRLGTPIAYASLSEIQLNPNAFISRFGAQPASQINQYLYLYAIGRIADKSYREAAQQVEYDIKQDNQRAQKLLTDDTRRYAYRILAVKRMGFNTDDGFHVEAVDWFRNSLDDDFNAEEAEEYAKAAIRFSRWDDVVEAISRMDVDTQKTKQWQYWLARAYEQSNDGNKRNTAKKMYQHLAKSNEYYGLMAQDKVGQRLDINRLGGSNLPNLSSSDRVRVMQNPHFARAFALYNADANRADANREWNWAVKQARDNRDDSLIIAAARLAHDMGWLDRAVYAADNTDMATSLALSHPMPHQSSVVRYSQSAGIDPAWAYGIMRQESRFVTSARSNVGASGLMQIMPDTAKYIARNLGETYSASRANSGDTNIRYGTWYMSDILGKLNGQPVLATAGYNAGPNKAKRWQPTYGSLSADQYVESIAYPETRNYVKHVMENATIYSSLLGRPQPISQRMGTIPAAY